One genomic segment of Myotis daubentonii chromosome 14, mMyoDau2.1, whole genome shotgun sequence includes these proteins:
- the USP19 gene encoding ubiquitin carboxyl-terminal hydrolase 19 isoform X14, with protein sequence MSGGASAMGPRRGPPGLEEAASKKKQKDRANQESKDGDPRRGGSMSTPQEEQTKEEVLLDWQQDADEVTVKLRAGAGPLRLEEVDAAFTDTDCLVRFPGGQQWGGVFYAEIENSRAKVQARKGGLLQLALPKKVPLLTWPSLLKKPLGMQESGPGLRCQENGQESSPIALEPAPEPRRAKQEARNQKRAQGRGEVGAGAGPGAQAGPSAKRAVHLRRGPEGEGCREGPGPQGEAPPFLAEAATQAGAEEPLRVPPLEPQPCLLGSEEKPALLAGEKAASPRSDPVSPALTRSRAPEKGDRSREEMAVAADAASLVDEPEPMVSLAFVKNDSYEKGPDAVVVHVYVKEIRREASRVLFREQDFTLVFQTRDANFLRLHPGCGPHTVFRWQVKLRNLIEPEQCTFCFTAARIDICLRKRQSQRWGGLEAPAARGAVGGAKVAVPTGPTPLDSTPPGGAPHPLTGQEEARAVEKEKPKARAEDTGLDGVAARTPMEHGAPKPEPHLASPKPTCMVPPMPHSPVSGDSVEEEEEEEKKVCLPGFTGLVNLGNTCFMNSVIQSLSNTRELRDFFHDRSFEAEINYNNPLGTGGRLAIGFAVLLRALWKGTHHAFQPSKLKAIVASKASQFTGYAQHDAQEFMAFLLDGLHEDLNRIQNKPYTETVDSDGRPDEVVAEEAWQRHKMRNDSFIVDLFQGQYKSKLVCPVCAKVSITFDPFLYLPVPLPQKQKVLPVFFFAREPHSKPIKFLVSVSKENSSASEVLDALSQRVHVPPENLRLTEVMKSRFHRMFLPSHSLDTVSPSDLLLCFELLSPELAKEQVVVLEVQQRPQVPSIPISKCAACQRKQQPEDEKLKRCTRCYRVGYCNQLCQKTHWPDHKGLCRPENIGYPFLVSVPASRLTYARLAQLLEGYARYSVSVFQPPFQPPFQPGRMALEPPGYPTLHPTSLPEAGDSERDSMPPPELQVVTPVAEGDAVPRAWAAPDRGPVPSTSGISSEMLASGPVEGGSLPAGEKVPRPEAAVPGYQHPSEAMSSHTSQFLIYKIDASSREQRLEDKGDTPLELEEDCSLALVWRNNDRQQEFVLVASKELECAEDPGSAGEAARAGHFTLDQCLTLFTRPEVLAPEEAWYCPQCKQHREASKQLLLWRLPNVLIVQLKRFSFRSFIWRDKINDLVEFPVRNLDLSKFCIGQKEEQLPSYDLYAVINHYGGMIGGHYTACARLPNDRSSQRSDVGWRLFDDSTVTTVDESQVVTRYAYVLFYRRRNSPVERPPRAGHAERHPDLGPAAEAAASQGLGPGQAPEVAPTRTAPERFAPPVDRPAPTYSNMEEVD encoded by the exons ATGTCTGGTGGGGCCAGTGCCATGGGCCCCAGGAGAGGGCCCCCCGGGCTGGAGGAGGCCGCCAGCAAGAAGAAGCAGAAGGACCGAGCAAACCAGGAGAGCAAGGATGGAGACCCTCGGAGAGGAG GGTCCATGTCCACTCCCCAGGAGGAGCAGACCAAAGAGG AGGTGCTGCTCGACTGGCAGCAGGACGCGGACGAGGTGACGGTCAAGCTGCGCGCAGGAGCGGGCCCCCTGCGTCTGGAGGAGGTGGACGCCGCTTTCACAGACACAGACTGCTTGGTGCGGTTTCCAG GTGGTCAGCAGTGGGGCGGTGTTTTCTATGCCGAGATCGAAAATTCTCGCGCCAAAGTGCAGGCTCGAAAAGGTGGCCTCCTCCAGCTGGCGCTGCCCAAGAAGGTGCCTCTGCTCACCTGGCCTTCTCTCCTG AAGAAACCTCTAGGGATGCAGGAGTCGGGGCCAGGGCTGCGGTGCCAGGAGAACGGGCAGGAGTCCTCTCCCATTGCCCTGGAgccagcccctgagccccgccgggcAAAGCAGGAGGCCCGGAACCAGAAGCGGGCCCAGGGCCGTggtgaggtgggggcgggggctggcccCGGGGCCCAGGCAGGGCCCAGTGCCAAGAGGGCTGTGCATCTCCGAAGAGGGCCAGAGGGGGAAGGATGCAGAGAaggccctgggccccagggcgAGGCCCCCCCCTTCCTGGCTGAGGCAGCCACGCAG GCGGGGGCTGAGGAGCCGCTCCGGGTCCCACCGCTggagccccagccctgcctcctgggctcGGAGGAGAAGCCAGCGCTTCTGGCAGGAGAGAAGGCAGCGTCCCCCCGGAGTGACCCAGTCTCTCCAGCCCTGACCCGGAGCAGAGCCCCCGAGAAAGGTGACCGTTCCAGAGAGGAGATGGCAGTGGCAGCAGACGCTGCATCCTTGGTGGATG AGCCGGAACCCATGGTGAGCCTGGCGTTTGTCAAGAACGACTCGTACGAGAAGGGGCCTGACGCGGTGGTGGTGCACGTGTACGTGAAGGAGATCCGCAGGGAGGCCTCGCGAGTGCTCTTCCGCGAGCAGGACTTCACGCTCGTCTTCCAGAccag GGACGCGAACTTCCTGAGGCTGCACCCGGGCTGCGGGCCCCACACCGTCTTCCGCTGGCAGGTGAAGCTCAG GAACCTGATCGAGCCCGAGCAGTGCACCTTCTGCTTCACGGCCGCGCGCATCGACATCTGCCTCCGCAAGCGGCAGAGTCAGCGCTGGGGGGGCCTGGAGGCCCCAGCTGCACGAG GTGCAGTGGGTGGTGCAAAGGTCGCCGTGCCGACAGGCCCAACCCCTCTGGACTCGACCCCCCCGGGGGGTGCTCCGCACCCCCTGACAGGCCAGGAGGAAGCCCGGGCTGTGGAGAAGGAGAAGCCCAAGGCTCGCGCTGAGGACACCGGGCTGGATGGCGTGGCGGCCCGCACCCCCATGGAGCATGGAGCCCCCAAGCCGGAGCCACACTTGGCCTCA CCCAAGCCCACGTGCATGGTGCCTCCCATGCCGCACAGCCCCGTGAGTGGGGACagcgtggaggaggaggaggaggaggagaagaaggtgTGCCTGCCGGGCTTCACCGGGCTGGTCAACCTGGGCAACACCTGCTTCATGAACAGCGTCATCCAGTCTCTGTCCAACACCCGCGAGCTGCGGGACTTCTTCCACG ACCGCTCCTTCGAGGccgaaatcaactacaacaaccCGCTGGGGACCGGTGGGCGCCTCGCCATCGGCTTCGCCGTGCTGCTCCGGGCGCTGTGGAAGGGCACCCACCACGCCTTCCAGCCTTCCAAGTTGAAG GCCATTGTCGCCAGCAAGGCCAGCCAGTTCACAGGCTACGCCCAGCACGACGCCCAGGAGTTCATGGCTTTCCTGCTGGATGGGCTGCACGAGGACCTGAACCGCATTCAGAACAAGCCCTACACGGAGACCGTGGACTCGGATGGGCGGCCCGATGAG GTGGTGGCTGAGGAGGCGTGGCAGCGGCACAAGATGAGGAACGACTCCTTCATCGTGGACCTGTTCCAGGGCCAGTACAAGTCGAAGCTGGTGTGCCCCGTGTGCGCCAAG GTCTCCATCACCTTTGACCCCTTCCTCTACCTGCCGGTGCCCTTGCCCCAGAAGCAGAAGGTCCTCCCCGTCTTCTTTTTTGCCCGGGAGCCGCACAGCAAGCCCATCAAG TTCCTGGTGAGCGTCAGCAAAGAGAACTCGAGTGCGAGCGAAGTGCTGGACGCCCTCTCGCAGAGGGTCCACGTGCCGCCCGAGAACCTGCGTCTGACCGAG GTGATGAAGAGCCGCTTCCACCGCATGTTCCTGCCCTCCCACTCACTGGACACCGTGTCCCCCTCGGACCTGCTCCTCTGCTTCGAGCTGTTGTCCCCAGAGCTTGCTAAGGAGCAGGTGGTGGTGCTGGAGGTGCAGCAG CGCCCCCAGGTGCCCAGCATCCCCATCTCCAAGTGCGCAGCCTGCCAGCGGAAGCAGCAGCCCGAGGACGAGAAGCTGAAACGCTGTACCCGGTGCTACCGCGTGGGCTACTGCAACCA gctctGCCAGAAAACCCACTGGCCTGACCACAAGGGCCTCTGCCGCCCTGAGAACATCGGCTACCCCTTCCTGGTCAGCGTACCTGCCTCCCGCCTCACTTACGCCCGTCTTGCCCAGTTGCTGGAGGGCTATGCCCG GTATTCTGTGAGCGTCTTCCAGCCGCCCTTccagcctcccttccagcctggccGCATGGCCTTGGAGCCCCCTGGCTACCCCACGCTGCACCCCACTAGCCTCCCGGAGGCTGGGGACAGCGAGAGGGACTCCATGCCGCCGCCGGAGCTCCAGGTGGTGACTCCCGTGGCTGAGGGGGACGCGGTGCCCCGGGCATGGGCAGCCCCGGATCGGGGACCTGTGCCCAGCACCAGTGGCATTTCTTCTGAGATGCTGGCCAGCGGGCCCGTTGAAGGGGGCTCCTTGCCTGCTGGTGAGAAGGTGCCCCGGCCCGAAG CTGCTGTGCCCGGGTACCAACACCCAAGCGAAGCCATGAGTTCCCACACGTCCCAGTTCCTGATCTATAAAATCGACGCATCCAGCCGAGAGCAGCGGCTAGAGGATAAAG gagaCACCCCGCTGGAGCTGGAAGAGGACTGCAGCCTGGCTCTCGTCTGGCGCAACAACGATCGCCAGCAGGAGTTCGTGTTGGTGGCCTCCAAGGAGCTGGAATGCGCGGAGGACCCCGGCTCCGCCGGCGAGGCGGCGCGCGCCGGCCACTTCACCCTGGACCAGTGCCTCACCCTCTTCACGCGGCCGGAAGTGCTGGCCCCGGAGGAGGCTTG GTACTGCCCGCAGTGCAAGCAGCACCGCGAGGCCTCCAAGCAGCTGCTGCTGTGGCGCCTGCCCAACGTGCTCATCGTGCAGCTCAAGCGCTTCTCCTTCCGCAGCTTCATCTGGCGCGACAAGATCAATGACCTGGTGGAGTTCCCCGTCCG GAACCTGGATCTGAGCAAGTTCTGCATCGGCCAGAAGGAGGAGCAGCTGCCCAGCTATGACCTGTATGCTGTCATCAACCACTACGGCGGCATGATCGGCGGCCACTACACCGCCTGTGCACGCCTGCCCAACGACCGCAGCAGCCAGCGCAGCGACGTGG GCTGGCGCTTGTTTGATGACAGCACAGTGACAACGGTGGACGAGAGCCAGGTCGTGACGCGTTACGCCTACGTCCTCTTCTACCGCCGGCGGAACTCTCCTGTGGAGAGACCCCCCCGGGCAGGCCACGCCGAGCGCCACCCAGACCTCGGCCCTGCAGCTGAGGCTGCTGCCAgccag GGactaggccctggccaggcccccgAGGTGGCCCCCACGCGGACAGCCCCTGAACGCTTCGCCCCCCCTGTGGACCGCCCAGCCCCCACCTACAGCAACATGGAGGAGGTCGATTAG
- the USP19 gene encoding ubiquitin carboxyl-terminal hydrolase 19 isoform X1, whose amino-acid sequence MSGGASAMGPRRGPPGLEEAASKKKQKDRANQESKDGDPRRGGSMSTPQEEQTKEEVLLDWQQDADEVTVKLRAGAGPLRLEEVDAAFTDTDCLVRFPGGQQWGGVFYAEIENSRAKVQARKGGLLQLALPKKVPLLTWPSLLKKPLGMQESGPGLRCQENGQESSPIALEPAPEPRRAKQEARNQKRAQGRGEVGAGAGPGAQAGPSAKRAVHLRRGPEGEGCREGPGPQGEAPPFLAEAATQAGAEEPLRVPPLEPQPCLLGSEEKPALLAGEKAASPRSDPVSPALTRSRAPEKGDRSREEMAVAADAASLVDGKEPEPMVSLAFVKNDSYEKGPDAVVVHVYVKEIRREASRVLFREQDFTLVFQTRDANFLRLHPGCGPHTVFRWQVKLRNLIEPEQCTFCFTAARIDICLRKRQSQRWGGLEAPAARGAVGGAKVAVPTGPTPLDSTPPGGAPHPLTGQEEARAVEKEKPKARAEDTGLDGVAARTPMEHGAPKPEPHLASPKPTCMVPPMPHSPVSGDSVEEEEEEEKKVCLPGFTGLVNLGNTCFMNSVIQSLSNTRELRDFFHDRSFEAEINYNNPLGTGGRLAIGFAVLLRALWKGTHHAFQPSKLKAIVASKASQFTGYAQHDAQEFMAFLLDGLHEDLNRIQNKPYTETVDSDGRPDEVVAEEAWQRHKMRNDSFIVDLFQGQYKSKLVCPVCAKVSITFDPFLYLPVPLPQKQKVLPVFFFAREPHSKPIKFLVSVSKENSSASEVLDALSQRVHVPPENLRLTEVMKSRFHRMFLPSHSLDTVSPSDLLLCFELLSPELAKEQVVVLEVQQRPQVPSIPISKCAACQRKQQPEDEKLKRCTRCYRVGYCNQLCQKTHWPDHKGLCRPENIGYPFLVSVPASRLTYARLAQLLEGYARYSVSVFQPPFQPPFQPGRMALEPPGYPTLHPTSLPEAGDSERDSMPPPELQVVTPVAEGDAVPRAWAAPDRGPVPSTSGISSEMLASGPVEGGSLPAGEKVPRPEAAVPGYQHPSEAMSSHTSQFLIYKIDASSREQRLEDKGDTPLELEEDCSLALVWRNNDRQQEFVLVASKELECAEDPGSAGEAARAGHFTLDQCLTLFTRPEVLAPEEAWYCPQCKQHREASKQLLLWRLPNVLIVQLKRFSFRSFIWRDKINDLVEFPVRNLDLSKFCIGQKEEQLPSYDLYAVINHYGGMIGGHYTACARLPNDRSSQRSDVGWRLFDDSTVTTVDESQVVTRYAYVLFYRRRNSPVERPPRAGHAERHPDLGPAAEAAASQASRIWQELEAAEEPVPEGPAPRGPWGPQDWVGPPPCGPPTPDEGCLRYFVLGTVAALVALVLNVFYPLVSQSRWR is encoded by the exons ATGTCTGGTGGGGCCAGTGCCATGGGCCCCAGGAGAGGGCCCCCCGGGCTGGAGGAGGCCGCCAGCAAGAAGAAGCAGAAGGACCGAGCAAACCAGGAGAGCAAGGATGGAGACCCTCGGAGAGGAG GGTCCATGTCCACTCCCCAGGAGGAGCAGACCAAAGAGG AGGTGCTGCTCGACTGGCAGCAGGACGCGGACGAGGTGACGGTCAAGCTGCGCGCAGGAGCGGGCCCCCTGCGTCTGGAGGAGGTGGACGCCGCTTTCACAGACACAGACTGCTTGGTGCGGTTTCCAG GTGGTCAGCAGTGGGGCGGTGTTTTCTATGCCGAGATCGAAAATTCTCGCGCCAAAGTGCAGGCTCGAAAAGGTGGCCTCCTCCAGCTGGCGCTGCCCAAGAAGGTGCCTCTGCTCACCTGGCCTTCTCTCCTG AAGAAACCTCTAGGGATGCAGGAGTCGGGGCCAGGGCTGCGGTGCCAGGAGAACGGGCAGGAGTCCTCTCCCATTGCCCTGGAgccagcccctgagccccgccgggcAAAGCAGGAGGCCCGGAACCAGAAGCGGGCCCAGGGCCGTggtgaggtgggggcgggggctggcccCGGGGCCCAGGCAGGGCCCAGTGCCAAGAGGGCTGTGCATCTCCGAAGAGGGCCAGAGGGGGAAGGATGCAGAGAaggccctgggccccagggcgAGGCCCCCCCCTTCCTGGCTGAGGCAGCCACGCAG GCGGGGGCTGAGGAGCCGCTCCGGGTCCCACCGCTggagccccagccctgcctcctgggctcGGAGGAGAAGCCAGCGCTTCTGGCAGGAGAGAAGGCAGCGTCCCCCCGGAGTGACCCAGTCTCTCCAGCCCTGACCCGGAGCAGAGCCCCCGAGAAAGGTGACCGTTCCAGAGAGGAGATGGCAGTGGCAGCAGACGCTGCATCCTTGGTGGATGGtaaag AGCCGGAACCCATGGTGAGCCTGGCGTTTGTCAAGAACGACTCGTACGAGAAGGGGCCTGACGCGGTGGTGGTGCACGTGTACGTGAAGGAGATCCGCAGGGAGGCCTCGCGAGTGCTCTTCCGCGAGCAGGACTTCACGCTCGTCTTCCAGAccag GGACGCGAACTTCCTGAGGCTGCACCCGGGCTGCGGGCCCCACACCGTCTTCCGCTGGCAGGTGAAGCTCAG GAACCTGATCGAGCCCGAGCAGTGCACCTTCTGCTTCACGGCCGCGCGCATCGACATCTGCCTCCGCAAGCGGCAGAGTCAGCGCTGGGGGGGCCTGGAGGCCCCAGCTGCACGAG GTGCAGTGGGTGGTGCAAAGGTCGCCGTGCCGACAGGCCCAACCCCTCTGGACTCGACCCCCCCGGGGGGTGCTCCGCACCCCCTGACAGGCCAGGAGGAAGCCCGGGCTGTGGAGAAGGAGAAGCCCAAGGCTCGCGCTGAGGACACCGGGCTGGATGGCGTGGCGGCCCGCACCCCCATGGAGCATGGAGCCCCCAAGCCGGAGCCACACTTGGCCTCA CCCAAGCCCACGTGCATGGTGCCTCCCATGCCGCACAGCCCCGTGAGTGGGGACagcgtggaggaggaggaggaggaggagaagaaggtgTGCCTGCCGGGCTTCACCGGGCTGGTCAACCTGGGCAACACCTGCTTCATGAACAGCGTCATCCAGTCTCTGTCCAACACCCGCGAGCTGCGGGACTTCTTCCACG ACCGCTCCTTCGAGGccgaaatcaactacaacaaccCGCTGGGGACCGGTGGGCGCCTCGCCATCGGCTTCGCCGTGCTGCTCCGGGCGCTGTGGAAGGGCACCCACCACGCCTTCCAGCCTTCCAAGTTGAAG GCCATTGTCGCCAGCAAGGCCAGCCAGTTCACAGGCTACGCCCAGCACGACGCCCAGGAGTTCATGGCTTTCCTGCTGGATGGGCTGCACGAGGACCTGAACCGCATTCAGAACAAGCCCTACACGGAGACCGTGGACTCGGATGGGCGGCCCGATGAG GTGGTGGCTGAGGAGGCGTGGCAGCGGCACAAGATGAGGAACGACTCCTTCATCGTGGACCTGTTCCAGGGCCAGTACAAGTCGAAGCTGGTGTGCCCCGTGTGCGCCAAG GTCTCCATCACCTTTGACCCCTTCCTCTACCTGCCGGTGCCCTTGCCCCAGAAGCAGAAGGTCCTCCCCGTCTTCTTTTTTGCCCGGGAGCCGCACAGCAAGCCCATCAAG TTCCTGGTGAGCGTCAGCAAAGAGAACTCGAGTGCGAGCGAAGTGCTGGACGCCCTCTCGCAGAGGGTCCACGTGCCGCCCGAGAACCTGCGTCTGACCGAG GTGATGAAGAGCCGCTTCCACCGCATGTTCCTGCCCTCCCACTCACTGGACACCGTGTCCCCCTCGGACCTGCTCCTCTGCTTCGAGCTGTTGTCCCCAGAGCTTGCTAAGGAGCAGGTGGTGGTGCTGGAGGTGCAGCAG CGCCCCCAGGTGCCCAGCATCCCCATCTCCAAGTGCGCAGCCTGCCAGCGGAAGCAGCAGCCCGAGGACGAGAAGCTGAAACGCTGTACCCGGTGCTACCGCGTGGGCTACTGCAACCA gctctGCCAGAAAACCCACTGGCCTGACCACAAGGGCCTCTGCCGCCCTGAGAACATCGGCTACCCCTTCCTGGTCAGCGTACCTGCCTCCCGCCTCACTTACGCCCGTCTTGCCCAGTTGCTGGAGGGCTATGCCCG GTATTCTGTGAGCGTCTTCCAGCCGCCCTTccagcctcccttccagcctggccGCATGGCCTTGGAGCCCCCTGGCTACCCCACGCTGCACCCCACTAGCCTCCCGGAGGCTGGGGACAGCGAGAGGGACTCCATGCCGCCGCCGGAGCTCCAGGTGGTGACTCCCGTGGCTGAGGGGGACGCGGTGCCCCGGGCATGGGCAGCCCCGGATCGGGGACCTGTGCCCAGCACCAGTGGCATTTCTTCTGAGATGCTGGCCAGCGGGCCCGTTGAAGGGGGCTCCTTGCCTGCTGGTGAGAAGGTGCCCCGGCCCGAAG CTGCTGTGCCCGGGTACCAACACCCAAGCGAAGCCATGAGTTCCCACACGTCCCAGTTCCTGATCTATAAAATCGACGCATCCAGCCGAGAGCAGCGGCTAGAGGATAAAG gagaCACCCCGCTGGAGCTGGAAGAGGACTGCAGCCTGGCTCTCGTCTGGCGCAACAACGATCGCCAGCAGGAGTTCGTGTTGGTGGCCTCCAAGGAGCTGGAATGCGCGGAGGACCCCGGCTCCGCCGGCGAGGCGGCGCGCGCCGGCCACTTCACCCTGGACCAGTGCCTCACCCTCTTCACGCGGCCGGAAGTGCTGGCCCCGGAGGAGGCTTG GTACTGCCCGCAGTGCAAGCAGCACCGCGAGGCCTCCAAGCAGCTGCTGCTGTGGCGCCTGCCCAACGTGCTCATCGTGCAGCTCAAGCGCTTCTCCTTCCGCAGCTTCATCTGGCGCGACAAGATCAATGACCTGGTGGAGTTCCCCGTCCG GAACCTGGATCTGAGCAAGTTCTGCATCGGCCAGAAGGAGGAGCAGCTGCCCAGCTATGACCTGTATGCTGTCATCAACCACTACGGCGGCATGATCGGCGGCCACTACACCGCCTGTGCACGCCTGCCCAACGACCGCAGCAGCCAGCGCAGCGACGTGG GCTGGCGCTTGTTTGATGACAGCACAGTGACAACGGTGGACGAGAGCCAGGTCGTGACGCGTTACGCCTACGTCCTCTTCTACCGCCGGCGGAACTCTCCTGTGGAGAGACCCCCCCGGGCAGGCCACGCCGAGCGCCACCCAGACCTCGGCCCTGCAGCTGAGGCTGCTGCCAgccag GCTTCCCGGATTTGGCAGGAGCTGGAGGCCGCGGAGGAGCCGGTGCCCGAGGGGCCTGCGCCCCGGGGTCCCTGGGGGCCCCAGGACTGGGTGGGCCCCCCGCCAtgcggcccccccaccccagatgAGGGCTGCCTCCGGTACTTTGTTCTGGGCACCGTGGCAGCCTTGGTGGCCCTCGTGCTCAACGTGTTCTATCCTCTGGTGTCCCAGAGTCGCTGGAGATGA